In a genomic window of Flavobacterium sp. KACC 22761:
- a CDS encoding SRPBCC domain-containing protein, translating into MISVEIMVEAPIEKAWDFWITPKHIQNWNAAFDNWYTPYAENDLKLQGKFKYEMTSKDNTGSFDFEGIYTKIEKFRLIEYILTDNRVGSVYFKNFDDQVKIIEKFEPNKNDPESMQEKWCQDVLNNFKNYTENS; encoded by the coding sequence ATGATTTCAGTAGAAATTATGGTTGAGGCGCCAATAGAAAAAGCTTGGGATTTTTGGATCACACCAAAACACATTCAAAACTGGAATGCAGCTTTTGACAATTGGTACACACCTTATGCTGAAAATGATTTGAAGCTTCAAGGAAAGTTTAAGTATGAAATGACATCAAAGGACAACACGGGAAGTTTTGATTTTGAAGGAATATACACTAAAATTGAAAAATTTCGTTTAATAGAGTATATACTTACAGATAACAGAGTCGGGAGTGTTTATTTTAAGAATTTTGATGATCAGGTGAAAATTATTGAAAAGTTTGAACCAAATAAAAACGATCCCGAAAGTATGCAAGAAAAGTGGTGTCAGGATGTGCTGAATAACTTTAAAAATTATACAGAAAACAGTTAA
- a CDS encoding VOC family protein: protein MATVNPYLLFNGNCEQAFLFYKSVFGGEFPYIGKFKDMPKEEGCDEVSEADAERIMHVSLPIGDTILMGSDSSTRFGDLPFGENFSISINTESAAEADRIFNGLSAGGKVEMPMNKTFWGAYFGMFKDKFGINWMVNFDENQPAK from the coding sequence ATGGCAACAGTAAACCCTTATTTGTTATTTAACGGAAATTGCGAGCAAGCATTTCTATTTTATAAATCCGTTTTTGGAGGAGAATTTCCTTATATCGGAAAATTTAAAGACATGCCAAAAGAAGAAGGCTGTGACGAAGTTTCTGAAGCAGATGCTGAAAGAATCATGCACGTTTCGCTACCAATTGGCGACACTATTTTAATGGGAAGCGACAGCTCGACAAGATTTGGAGATCTGCCTTTTGGAGAGAATTTTTCAATTTCGATTAATACTGAAAGTGCAGCAGAAGCAGACCGAATTTTCAACGGACTTTCAGCTGGAGGAAAAGTTGAAATGCCGATGAACAAAACTTTCTGGGGCGCTTATTTCGGAATGTTCAAAGATAAATTTGGAATCAACTGGATGGTGAATTTTGACGAAAATCAACCAGCGAAATAA
- a CDS encoding DUF2797 domain-containing protein — MTYQGVLTKMQTEMGNPIQYYLVFEDSFLSMNQLLNKDIEINFVGFQCLNCGKKKKIYRQGFCYECFYSSAASGDWIMRPELSTAHLGIADRDLEFESKAQLQPHIVYLAFSTEVKVGVTRKSQVPTRWIDQGATQAIAIVEVPNRYLAGITEVALKDHYTDKTNWRKMLQCTSESCDLILEKSKVESLIPAEVKDYFYSEKNDVYQLNYPVLNYPAKINSLNLDKTPSFQGKLVGIKGQYLLFENGTVFNVRGSEGYVVAINV; from the coding sequence ATGACTTATCAAGGAGTACTTACAAAAATGCAGACTGAAATGGGAAATCCAATTCAATATTATTTGGTTTTCGAAGATAGTTTCTTAAGCATGAATCAATTATTGAATAAGGATATTGAGATAAATTTTGTGGGTTTTCAATGTTTAAATTGTGGAAAAAAGAAAAAAATCTACAGACAAGGTTTTTGTTATGAATGTTTTTACTCAAGTGCTGCTTCAGGTGATTGGATCATGCGCCCGGAATTGAGTACCGCTCATTTAGGAATTGCAGATCGTGATTTAGAATTTGAATCAAAAGCGCAATTGCAGCCTCATATCGTGTATTTGGCATTTTCAACAGAAGTGAAAGTAGGAGTGACGAGAAAATCTCAAGTTCCAACACGATGGATCGATCAAGGAGCCACTCAGGCAATTGCAATTGTTGAGGTTCCAAATCGATATTTGGCAGGAATTACGGAGGTTGCGTTGAAAGATCATTATACTGATAAAACAAACTGGAGAAAAATGCTTCAGTGTACCTCAGAATCCTGTGATTTGATTCTGGAAAAATCAAAAGTAGAAAGCTTGATTCCTGCTGAGGTAAAGGATTATTTTTATAGTGAAAAAAATGATGTTTATCAATTAAACTATCCGGTTTTGAACTATCCAGCAAAAATCAATAGTTTGAATTTGGATAAAACGCCTTCATTTCAAGGAAAATTAGTTGGAATAAAAGGACAATATCTGTTATTTGAAAATGGAACCGTTTTTAATGTCCGTGGTTCCGAGGGTTATGTGGTTGCCATAAATGTCTAG
- a CDS encoding GH3 auxin-responsive promoter family protein has translation MPVSIINSFASWVLKQRIHQIELFLKYPNEVQEELLHNLLTASENTVVGKKYDFASINSYQTFAERVPISTYEELQPLIERTRQGEQGVFWETPIKWFAKSSGTTNAKSKFIPVSNEALEDCHYKGSKDLLCLYLNNNEDSELFLGKSLRLGGSSQIYENNNTFFGDLSAILIENMPIWAEFSSTPSSKTSLMSEWESKIAAIINETKNENVTSFAGVPSWMLVLMNKVLENTGNQNLFELWPNLEVYFHGGVSFSPYREQYKKILPSSDFKYYEIYNASEGFFAIQDLNYSSDLLLMLDYGIFYEFIPMDTFGTPNQKVVRLADVELNKNYAIVITTNSGLWRYLIGDTIRFTSLNPYRIRVTGRTKHHINVFGEELMVENTDQAIAKACQVTQTEVIDYTVAPIFMHDKEKGAHEWMIEFKKNPADVGLFQKVLDETLQTLNSDYEAKRYNNMTLNPLVINVARENLFYDWLKERDKLGGQHKIPRLSNQRDYLEQLKEMC, from the coding sequence ATGCCTGTATCTATCATCAATTCTTTCGCATCTTGGGTCCTAAAGCAAAGGATACACCAAATTGAACTTTTTCTAAAATATCCGAATGAAGTTCAGGAAGAACTGTTGCATAATTTATTGACAGCTTCAGAAAATACAGTTGTGGGAAAAAAATATGATTTTGCTTCCATAAATTCCTATCAAACTTTTGCAGAAAGAGTCCCGATTTCAACGTACGAAGAATTACAGCCGTTGATTGAACGCACGCGTCAAGGCGAGCAAGGCGTTTTTTGGGAAACTCCAATTAAATGGTTTGCAAAATCAAGCGGTACTACAAATGCCAAAAGCAAATTTATTCCGGTAAGCAACGAAGCTCTTGAAGATTGTCATTATAAAGGAAGCAAAGATTTACTTTGTTTGTATTTGAATAATAATGAAGATTCTGAATTGTTTTTAGGAAAAAGTCTTCGCTTGGGCGGAAGTTCTCAGATCTACGAAAATAACAATACTTTTTTTGGCGATTTATCGGCAATTTTGATTGAAAATATGCCCATTTGGGCCGAATTCAGCAGTACGCCAAGCAGTAAAACTTCGCTGATGAGCGAATGGGAAAGCAAAATTGCGGCAATCATCAATGAAACTAAAAACGAAAATGTAACCAGTTTTGCCGGAGTTCCTTCCTGGATGCTGGTTTTAATGAATAAAGTTTTAGAAAATACAGGCAATCAAAACTTATTTGAACTTTGGCCAAATCTTGAAGTTTATTTTCACGGAGGCGTGAGTTTTTCTCCTTATAGAGAACAATACAAAAAAATACTGCCAAGTTCTGATTTTAAATATTACGAAATCTACAATGCCTCTGAAGGCTTTTTTGCCATTCAGGACTTGAATTATTCTAGCGATTTATTGCTGATGCTGGATTACGGAATTTTTTATGAATTTATTCCGATGGACACTTTTGGAACTCCAAACCAAAAAGTCGTTCGTTTGGCCGATGTTGAATTGAATAAAAATTATGCCATTGTCATTACGACCAATTCTGGATTATGGCGTTATTTAATTGGTGATACCATTCGTTTTACTTCATTAAATCCTTACCGAATAAGAGTTACTGGAAGAACCAAACACCATATTAACGTTTTTGGTGAAGAATTAATGGTCGAAAACACCGATCAAGCTATCGCTAAAGCGTGCCAAGTCACTCAAACCGAAGTTATCGATTATACTGTTGCTCCTATTTTTATGCATGACAAAGAAAAAGGCGCACACGAATGGATGATTGAATTCAAGAAAAATCCAGCTGATGTTGGTCTTTTCCAAAAAGTTCTAGACGAAACTTTACAGACTTTAAATTCAGACTACGAAGCGAAACGCTACAACAATATGACTTTAAATCCTTTGGTGATTAATGTTGCCCGAGAGAACCTTTTTTATGATTGGTTGAAGGAAAGAGACAAACTTGGCGGCCAACATAAGATTCCTAGACTTTCGAATCAGAGAGATTATTTGGAACAGTTGAAGGAGATGTGTTAA
- a CDS encoding VOC family protein → MKTKIFLNLPVKDLNNSIAFFTKMGFSFNPKFTDDKATCMIIGEDINVMLLVEEFYKTFTHKQICDAATASEVLISISVESRAQVDELVKKAVDAGGTDYIEAKDYGWMYQRAFLDLDSHHWELFFMDESQIPTN, encoded by the coding sequence ATGAAAACAAAGATATTCTTAAATCTTCCAGTAAAAGATTTAAATAATTCAATTGCTTTTTTTACTAAAATGGGTTTTTCATTTAATCCAAAATTTACTGATGATAAAGCAACATGCATGATAATTGGTGAAGATATAAATGTGATGCTTTTGGTTGAAGAGTTTTACAAAACGTTTACCCACAAGCAAATTTGTGATGCGGCAACAGCTAGCGAAGTTTTAATTTCTATTTCGGTAGAAAGCCGTGCGCAGGTTGATGAATTAGTAAAGAAAGCAGTTGATGCGGGCGGAACTGATTACATAGAAGCGAAAGATTATGGCTGGATGTACCAGAGGGCTTTTCTTGATTTAGATAGCCATCATTGGGAGCTTTTCTTTATGGATGAAAGTCAGATTCCAACTAATTAA
- a CDS encoding redox-active disulfide protein 2, whose protein sequence is MKNNKFSEMSTEELIKNHKTLKTVNTIFAVVLIMLFALNIFIVCMKGFSAMNVVPIALLPILFLNANNLKEIKKELESRK, encoded by the coding sequence ATGAAAAACAATAAATTCAGCGAAATGAGTACTGAAGAACTCATTAAAAACCACAAAACATTGAAAACAGTTAACACTATTTTTGCTGTCGTATTAATTATGCTGTTTGCACTTAATATATTTATTGTTTGCATGAAAGGTTTCAGCGCTATGAATGTTGTTCCAATTGCGCTATTGCCAATTCTTTTCTTGAATGCGAATAATTTGAAAGAAATTAAAAAGGAGTTAGAATCGAGAAAATAA
- a CDS encoding SRPBCC family protein, which produces MITIKNTVNAPIAKVWEYWNTPEHITKWSFASPDWHTPYAEADLREGGKFKSTMAAKDGSMSFDFGGEFTLVKPEEALSYVLGDGRKVEITYTETSDGVEIVERFDPETVNPEEMQRAGWQAILDNFKNYVENN; this is translated from the coding sequence ATGATAACAATCAAAAATACAGTAAACGCACCGATAGCTAAAGTTTGGGAATATTGGAACACACCAGAGCATATTACAAAATGGAGTTTTGCTTCGCCAGACTGGCACACGCCATATGCAGAAGCTGATTTGAGAGAAGGCGGAAAATTCAAATCGACTATGGCTGCTAAAGACGGCAGTATGAGTTTTGATTTTGGAGGCGAATTTACATTAGTAAAACCTGAAGAAGCGCTTTCGTATGTTTTGGGCGATGGCAGAAAAGTTGAAATTACTTATACTGAAACTTCAGACGGAGTAGAAATCGTTGAGCGTTTTGATCCTGAAACAGTAAATCCCGAAGAAATGCAACGCGCAGGCTGGCAGGCGATTTTGGATAATTTTAAAAATTATGTAGAGAATAACTAG
- the serB gene encoding phosphoserine phosphatase SerB → MAIEDKEIILLKVSGHDKIGVTAGLTAVLAAYDANILDIGQADIHDTLSLGILFEIAAGSSSAPVLKDLLFKAYELEIKVKFIPISIDDYETWVKSQSKQRYIINILGEKLAASQLAAVTKIMSDQNLNIDSIIRLTGRTSIVEKEQYPRSCIQLSVTGEIVNKIDMTASFMEVSRTLNVDISFQEDNIYRRNRRLVCFDMDSTLIQTEVIDELAELNGVGDQVRAITESAMNGEIDFNESFKKRMALLEGLSEEVLQNVAVNLPITQGAHRLMKALKYYGYKTAILSGGFTYFGEYLQKELGIDYVHANQLEIKDGKLTGKYIGDIVDGQKKAEHLKAIAEKEGIHINQTIAVGDGANDLPMLNLAGLGIAFHAKPKVKESASTSISSLGLDGVLYLLGYHDRYIDMM, encoded by the coding sequence ATGGCAATAGAGGATAAAGAAATTATTTTATTAAAAGTTTCAGGACATGATAAAATAGGGGTTACAGCAGGTTTAACCGCTGTATTGGCGGCTTATGATGCTAATATTTTAGATATCGGTCAGGCCGATATTCACGATACACTTTCTTTAGGGATTTTGTTTGAGATTGCAGCAGGTTCTTCTTCTGCGCCGGTTTTGAAAGACTTGTTGTTCAAGGCTTACGAACTGGAAATTAAAGTGAAATTTATTCCAATTTCGATCGATGATTACGAAACTTGGGTAAAATCACAATCAAAACAACGTTATATTATTAATATTTTAGGCGAAAAACTAGCTGCTTCTCAATTGGCTGCGGTGACTAAAATTATGTCAGATCAAAACCTGAATATTGATTCTATCATACGATTGACAGGTCGAACTTCTATCGTTGAAAAAGAACAATATCCACGCTCTTGCATTCAATTGTCTGTAACAGGTGAAATTGTAAATAAAATTGACATGACGGCAAGTTTTATGGAAGTTTCACGAACATTGAATGTTGATATTTCGTTTCAAGAAGATAATATTTACAGAAGAAACCGCCGTTTAGTATGCTTCGATATGGATTCTACTTTAATCCAAACCGAAGTTATCGACGAATTGGCAGAATTGAATGGAGTAGGAGATCAAGTGCGAGCAATTACAGAATCGGCTATGAATGGCGAAATTGATTTCAACGAAAGTTTCAAAAAGCGTATGGCTTTGCTTGAAGGTTTAAGCGAAGAGGTTTTGCAAAATGTTGCCGTTAATTTGCCAATCACACAAGGCGCGCACCGTTTGATGAAAGCGTTGAAATACTACGGTTATAAAACCGCAATTCTTTCTGGAGGATTTACCTATTTTGGAGAATACCTGCAAAAAGAATTGGGAATTGACTACGTTCACGCCAATCAATTAGAGATTAAAGACGGTAAATTGACAGGGAAATATATTGGTGATATTGTCGACGGACAAAAGAAAGCCGAACACTTAAAAGCAATTGCCGAGAAAGAAGGAATCCACATCAACCAAACTATTGCCGTTGGCGACGGAGCAAACGATTTGCCAATGCTAAATTTAGCTGGCCTCGGAATCGCTTTCCATGCAAAACCAAAAGTAAAAGAAAGCGCTTCAACCTCAATTTCAAGCTTAGGTCTTGATGGTGTTTTATATCTTTTGGGATATCATGATCGATATATTGATATGATGTAG
- a CDS encoding VOC family protein, protein MTKQIWLNLPVKNVAKAKDFFWKIGFSFNEQHDTPSSTCMVVGEGHFVVMLFEEMLFSSFSQNGLTDTKLSSEVLISIDAESREEVDELAKKVTEAGGTVFAQPAESQGWMYGCGFADLDGHRWNVLYMDFSKLS, encoded by the coding sequence ATGACAAAACAAATATGGTTGAATCTTCCTGTAAAGAATGTTGCAAAAGCGAAAGATTTTTTCTGGAAAATAGGTTTTTCGTTTAATGAACAGCACGATACGCCAAGTTCAACTTGCATGGTGGTTGGTGAAGGGCATTTTGTAGTAATGCTTTTTGAGGAAATGCTTTTTTCCAGTTTTTCTCAAAATGGGCTTACAGATACAAAGCTAAGTTCTGAAGTTTTGATTTCTATTGATGCCGAAAGCAGAGAAGAAGTTGACGAATTGGCTAAAAAAGTGACAGAAGCTGGCGGAACTGTTTTTGCACAGCCAGCAGAAAGCCAAGGTTGGATGTACGGTTGCGGATTTGCAGATTTAGATGGCCATAGATGGAATGTTTTGTATATGGATTTTAGCAAATTATCTTAA
- a CDS encoding glycosyltransferase family 9 protein: MSNLKKVNALRRNVMRGLTKNIGRSSMQKGEPINKSEIKKVLIARPNQRLGNLILISPLVQEVTKTFPNCKIDLFVKGTLAPIVFENYENIDKIIHLPKKPFKELIKYLKVWTLIRKQNYDAVINVDQNSSSGRLAVKFSAAKYKFFGDLPENVQLPYDDYDHIAKYPVYNFRYALSQLGIEDKKEPVALIDLKLSQDEIAKGKTILNGIVDENKKSIAIFTFATGEKCYRVEWWEEFYTALKKEYAEKYNIFEILPVENVSQINFQAPSFYSKDVREIGSVMANSEVFIGADSGIMHLASASKVATVGLFSGANIKKYEPYGNNSVGVDTNTNSIEDYIRIIDSILKK, translated from the coding sequence ATGAGTAACTTAAAAAAAGTTAACGCACTCAGACGCAATGTAATGCGTGGTTTAACCAAGAACATTGGCCGCTCAAGTATGCAAAAAGGCGAGCCAATCAATAAAAGCGAAATCAAGAAAGTATTAATCGCTAGACCTAATCAGAGATTAGGGAATTTGATTTTAATTTCGCCTTTAGTCCAGGAAGTGACCAAAACATTTCCGAATTGCAAAATCGACTTATTTGTCAAAGGAACTTTGGCTCCAATTGTTTTCGAAAATTATGAAAACATAGACAAAATAATTCATTTGCCTAAAAAGCCTTTCAAGGAATTAATCAAATATTTGAAAGTTTGGACACTGATTCGAAAACAAAATTACGATGCCGTAATCAATGTTGATCAAAATTCTTCATCAGGAAGATTGGCAGTGAAATTTTCGGCAGCGAAGTATAAATTTTTTGGTGACTTGCCAGAAAATGTTCAGTTGCCTTATGACGATTATGATCATATTGCAAAATATCCAGTTTATAATTTTAGATATGCTTTAAGTCAATTGGGTATCGAAGATAAAAAAGAACCTGTTGCACTTATTGATTTAAAATTGTCTCAAGATGAAATTGCAAAAGGAAAAACAATCTTGAATGGAATTGTTGATGAAAATAAAAAATCGATTGCCATATTTACTTTTGCAACTGGTGAAAAATGCTATCGTGTAGAATGGTGGGAAGAGTTTTATACGGCTTTAAAAAAAGAATATGCGGAGAAATATAATATTTTCGAAATTTTACCAGTTGAAAATGTTTCCCAAATAAATTTTCAGGCACCGTCGTTTTACAGTAAAGATGTTCGTGAAATTGGGTCTGTAATGGCTAATAGCGAAGTGTTTATTGGAGCAGATAGTGGCATTATGCATTTGGCAAGTGCTTCAAAAGTAGCTACTGTTGGGTTGTTTTCAGGAGCAAATATTAAAAAATATGAGCCGTATGGAAATAATAGTGTTGGTGTTGATACCAATACAAACTCGATTGAGGATTATATTCGAATAATTGATTCTATTTTAAAGAAATAA
- a CDS encoding SRPBCC domain-containing protein, with the protein METLEFKSRIKASPAKVWKVLWNDDTYKEWTGAFCEGSYAVSDWNEGDKIHFMSPNGEGMNSLIEKKIPNEYMAFKHIGEIKDFKELPLDEETKKWSGAMETYRLTTDNEFTDLTAQVDVVEKYIDYFKEAFPKGLEKVKELSEK; encoded by the coding sequence ATGGAAACATTAGAATTTAAGAGTAGGATTAAAGCTTCCCCGGCAAAAGTTTGGAAAGTTTTATGGAACGATGACACGTATAAGGAATGGACCGGTGCTTTTTGCGAAGGTTCATATGCTGTAAGTGATTGGAATGAAGGTGACAAAATTCATTTTATGTCACCAAATGGAGAAGGAATGAATAGTCTTATTGAGAAGAAAATCCCAAATGAATACATGGCTTTTAAACATATAGGAGAAATTAAAGATTTTAAAGAACTGCCACTTGATGAAGAAACAAAAAAGTGGAGTGGTGCAATGGAAACCTATCGATTAACTACAGATAATGAATTTACAGATTTGACAGCTCAAGTTGATGTTGTCGAAAAGTACATTGATTATTTTAAAGAAGCTTTTCCTAAAGGTTTAGAGAAAGTAAAAGAGTTATCTGAGAAGTAG
- a CDS encoding GlxA family transcriptional regulator, with product MSKKTGLIVPHDYKLLSIAAILEVFETANKLSKDSEKPFDIMLFQSVEQITQEKLFGYDVQAIETSNIDLELILIPAFTTDDMSGMIAKNRNFIPWLKKQHQSGAELASFCTGAFLFAASGLLNEKLATTHVDACSAFTKAFPLVKLKPEETLTADGSLYTSGGSTSSFHLLILLVQKYCGNEIAVQIAKIFSIDLNRYKQSYFSTFRPNHLHNDALVAQLQQKIESQYHTIEKLEEITKDIPTSARNMTRRFKQVTGIPPIEYLQNIRVESSKKYLEQTQLSISEIIEKTGYNDPKAFRKVFYKMVGMKPIEYREKFRVQ from the coding sequence ATGAGCAAGAAAACAGGTTTGATAGTACCGCACGACTATAAATTATTGAGTATAGCAGCGATTTTAGAAGTTTTTGAAACAGCCAATAAACTAAGCAAAGATTCTGAAAAACCTTTTGACATTATGCTATTTCAATCGGTTGAACAAATTACGCAGGAAAAACTATTTGGATATGATGTTCAAGCCATTGAGACTTCAAACATCGATTTGGAACTGATTCTGATCCCCGCTTTCACTACTGATGATATGAGCGGTATGATTGCAAAAAACCGAAATTTTATTCCGTGGCTGAAAAAGCAGCATCAATCTGGAGCTGAACTGGCTAGTTTTTGCACTGGTGCATTTTTGTTTGCTGCTTCTGGATTATTAAACGAAAAACTAGCCACAACACATGTTGACGCTTGCAGTGCTTTTACAAAAGCTTTTCCGCTGGTAAAACTAAAACCCGAAGAAACACTGACTGCCGACGGAAGTCTTTACACAAGTGGCGGTTCGACTTCATCCTTTCATTTGCTCATACTTTTAGTCCAAAAATATTGTGGCAACGAAATTGCGGTTCAAATTGCCAAAATCTTTTCGATCGATTTGAATCGATACAAACAGAGTTATTTTAGCACATTCAGGCCAAATCATTTGCACAATGACGCTTTGGTAGCGCAATTACAGCAAAAAATTGAAAGCCAGTATCACACCATTGAAAAACTGGAAGAAATCACAAAAGATATTCCAACAAGCGCCCGCAACATGACGCGCCGATTCAAACAAGTAACCGGAATTCCGCCGATTGAATATTTGCAGAATATCAGAGTCGAAAGCTCAAAAAAATATTTGGAACAAACACAGCTTTCAATTTCAGAAATTATCGAAAAAACAGGATATAACGATCCAAAAGCATTCAGAAAAGTATTTTATAAAATGGTTGGCATGAAACCTATTGAATATCGAGAGAAATTTAGGGTTCAGTAA